One Aggregicoccus sp. 17bor-14 DNA window includes the following coding sequences:
- a CDS encoding ABC transporter permease translates to MSRIRLLVEKLAVAALLLLSWELLARFGPWPTHLFPEPLTVARSLAGLAEDGRLGAATLRSLGRLARGYVVSAAIGVPLGLALARLRLFRHAVKPLVTGLQALPSICWLPLALLWFGLSDAAILFVVVMGSVLAIAIAVEDGVLGIDPQLLRVSGTLGIRGWRFYGGVLLPAALPGIITGLKLGWSFAWRALMAGELLFVSGGLGQLLSMGRELMDVPQVMAVMVAIIVVGVAVDRLLFQTVELRVRRRWGLLATA, encoded by the coding sequence ATGAGCCGCATCCGTCTGCTGGTCGAGAAGCTGGCCGTGGCCGCCCTGCTCCTGCTGTCATGGGAGCTCCTCGCTAGGTTCGGTCCCTGGCCCACGCACCTGTTCCCGGAGCCCCTCACCGTGGCGCGCTCGCTCGCGGGGCTCGCCGAGGACGGGCGCCTGGGGGCGGCCACCCTGCGCTCGCTCGGGCGGCTCGCGCGCGGCTACGTGGTGAGCGCCGCCATCGGCGTGCCGCTGGGGCTCGCGCTCGCGCGGCTGCGCCTCTTCCGCCACGCGGTGAAGCCGCTGGTGACGGGACTGCAGGCGCTGCCCTCCATCTGCTGGCTGCCGCTCGCGCTGCTGTGGTTCGGGCTCTCGGACGCGGCCATCCTCTTCGTGGTGGTGATGGGCTCGGTGCTGGCCATCGCCATCGCGGTGGAGGACGGGGTGCTGGGCATCGACCCGCAGCTGCTGCGCGTGAGCGGCACCCTGGGCATCCGCGGCTGGCGCTTCTACGGCGGGGTGCTCCTGCCGGCGGCCCTGCCCGGCATCATCACCGGCCTCAAGCTGGGCTGGAGCTTCGCCTGGCGCGCGCTGATGGCCGGCGAGCTGCTCTTCGTCAGCGGCGGCCTCGGGCAGCTGCTGTCCATGGGGCGCGAGCTGATGGACGTGCCCCAGGTGATGGCGGTGATGGTGGCGATCATCGTCGTGGGCGTCGCCGTGGACCGCCTCCTCTTCCAGACCGTGGAGCTGCGCGTGCGCAGGCGCTGGGGCCTGCTCGCGACCGCCTGA
- a CDS encoding ABC transporter ATP-binding protein: MLRALLQRMKPPRRLLVPAARVADADAKLGMDRVGHIYPNRVVALQDVNLNIRSGEFVCLLGPSGCGKSTLLYALAGHLTPSGGRVSIDGKPVKGPGPDRLLMFQDAALFPWMTVKGNLTFALAARGVAHAERETRARTFIDRVGLSGFENALPHQLSGGMKMRTSLARALAMDSAVLLMDEPFGSLDAQTRVHMHELLQHLWLSARKTVVFVTHDVHEALQLATRVVVMAPRPGRVLQDLQVQLPMPRSPDSPELAEMARHIRELLRRVELPPALEALEGGADEPHPSAGREAGRGRPAPAVMGAPR, encoded by the coding sequence ATGCTCCGCGCCCTGCTCCAGCGCATGAAGCCCCCGCGGCGGCTGCTGGTCCCGGCAGCCCGGGTGGCGGACGCCGACGCGAAGCTGGGCATGGACCGCGTGGGCCACATCTACCCGAACCGGGTGGTGGCACTGCAGGACGTGAACCTCAACATCCGCTCCGGGGAGTTCGTCTGCCTGCTGGGTCCCTCGGGCTGTGGCAAGAGCACGCTGCTCTACGCGCTCGCCGGGCACCTGACGCCGAGCGGCGGCCGGGTGTCCATCGACGGCAAGCCGGTGAAGGGCCCGGGCCCCGACCGCCTGCTCATGTTCCAGGACGCCGCGCTGTTCCCGTGGATGACGGTGAAGGGCAACCTCACCTTCGCGCTCGCGGCGCGCGGGGTGGCGCATGCGGAGCGCGAGACACGCGCGCGCACCTTCATCGACCGCGTGGGCCTCAGCGGCTTCGAAAACGCGCTGCCGCACCAGCTCTCGGGCGGGATGAAGATGCGCACCAGCCTCGCGCGCGCGCTCGCCATGGACTCCGCCGTGCTGCTGATGGACGAGCCCTTCGGCTCGCTGGACGCGCAGACGCGGGTGCACATGCACGAGCTCTTGCAGCACCTGTGGCTCTCGGCGCGCAAGACGGTGGTGTTCGTCACCCACGACGTGCACGAGGCGCTGCAGCTGGCCACGCGCGTGGTGGTGATGGCGCCGCGCCCGGGGCGCGTGCTGCAGGACCTGCAGGTGCAGCTGCCCATGCCGCGCAGCCCGGACTCGCCGGAGCTCGCGGAGATGGCGCGCCACATCCGCGAGCTGCTGCGGCGCGTGGAGCTGCCGCCTGCGCTGGAGGCGCTGGAGGGAGGAGCCGATGAGCCGCATCCGTCTGCTGGTCGAGAAGCTGGCCGTGGCCGCCCTGCTCCTGCTGTCATGGGAGCTCCTCGCTAG
- a CDS encoding class I SAM-dependent methyltransferase → MFGPQGPTLRELARQALSSVPRGYDLLAPKFEHTPFRTPEAVLAPAIAALGPAASLGSALDLGCGTGAALRHLRPRCRERAVGVDLSAGMLAEARRQLAEVPGTAALELVQADMLQLPAGLHGQFDAVTSFGAFGHVLEADEPRLVDAVAQALRPGGIFLFVTGEPPSPWRPATWVARGFNAAMRVRNAVWSPPFVMYYLTFLLPRARALLEARGFSLEVRRGLFPEPFGRLVLVLATRGP, encoded by the coding sequence ATGTTCGGTCCCCAGGGTCCCACGCTGCGGGAGCTCGCGCGCCAGGCGCTCTCGTCCGTGCCGCGCGGCTACGACCTGCTCGCGCCCAAGTTCGAGCACACCCCCTTCCGCACGCCGGAGGCGGTGCTCGCCCCGGCGATCGCCGCGCTGGGCCCCGCAGCGAGCCTCGGCAGCGCGCTGGACCTGGGCTGCGGCACGGGTGCGGCGCTGCGCCACCTGCGCCCGCGCTGCCGCGAGCGCGCCGTGGGGGTGGACCTGAGCGCGGGCATGCTCGCCGAGGCGCGGCGCCAGCTCGCGGAAGTTCCGGGCACGGCCGCCCTGGAGCTCGTGCAGGCGGACATGCTGCAGCTTCCTGCCGGGCTGCACGGCCAGTTCGACGCCGTCACCTCCTTCGGCGCCTTCGGGCACGTGCTGGAGGCGGACGAGCCGCGGCTGGTGGACGCGGTGGCGCAGGCGCTGCGGCCCGGAGGAATCTTCCTCTTCGTCACCGGCGAGCCGCCCTCCCCATGGCGCCCCGCGACCTGGGTCGCGCGCGGCTTCAACGCCGCCATGCGCGTGCGCAACGCCGTGTGGAGCCCGCCCTTCGTCATGTACTACCTCACCTTCCTGCTCCCGCGCGCCCGCGCCCTGCTGGAGGCGCGCGGCTTCTCGCTCGAGGTGCGCCGCGGGCTCTTCCCCGAGCCCTTCGGCCGGCTGGTGCTCGTGCTCGCGACCCGGGGCCCCTGA
- a CDS encoding ATP-binding protein, which produces MFLRPASVQPLRLHLLRLVVGVLLPAVAFAGLLVFQLAGAERAAVERRVQGSARALTEAFDREMSGSIRTLQALAQSSHLERGELEAFHAECQRVLRTQPTWRSVALATPDARTLAHTAAAWGEPMPPVVERESFERAVAAGAPLVGSLARGPKSGLAFPIRVPVLHEGRVRFVLTAVVTPETLTDVASRQVDANVEWTRTLVDLHGTVAARTRDPQRYVGHPASPQFLQNTRQGREGVYAGTSLDGEPVYVAYSRASPSGWTAAVVVPRAVMEGPLRNSLLALGGLGLSLLVLSGAAAWLISRRLERSLLGAAAAAEALAQGSAPVLGRTRVLEVQRLGAALQHSARLLEQRERERDAHLQAAEAARAEAVAATQAKDAFLAMLGHELRNPLAPIVSSLEALRLRGLGGSPEHEVISRQLRHVVRMVDDLLDVARIRRGQLSLSMHKQPLELASAVAKACESAAPLVEQRHHALEVQVPAQGLRVLGDPVRLTQVVANLLVNAARYTPPGGHLRVRAEAQGDEVLLEVQDDGQGLSEELAARVFEPFVQGARGFDQSAGGLGIGLALVRSLVQAHGGRVQAQSAGPGRGSTFRVWLPRLAAGGEPAAAPAPARDETGAPRLRILVVDDNVDAASALGDLLELGGHQVRVAHDAQGALRAVEGFSPQVAILDVGLPEVDGYALARRLREHLGAAPPAFAALTGFGQGEDRRRSTAEGFQRHFVKPVRLQELEAFFRELRAAA; this is translated from the coding sequence GTGTTCCTGCGCCCCGCCTCCGTGCAGCCGCTGCGCCTCCACCTGCTGCGCCTGGTGGTGGGCGTGCTGTTGCCGGCGGTGGCCTTCGCGGGGCTGCTCGTCTTCCAGCTGGCGGGTGCGGAGCGCGCGGCGGTGGAGCGCCGGGTGCAGGGCTCGGCGCGCGCGCTCACCGAGGCCTTCGACCGCGAGATGAGCGGCTCCATCCGCACCCTGCAGGCGCTCGCGCAGTCCTCGCACCTCGAGCGCGGCGAGCTGGAGGCCTTCCACGCCGAGTGCCAGCGCGTGCTTCGCACCCAGCCCACCTGGCGCTCGGTGGCGCTCGCCACGCCGGATGCGCGCACGCTCGCGCACACGGCGGCCGCGTGGGGGGAGCCGATGCCGCCGGTGGTGGAGCGAGAGAGCTTCGAGCGCGCGGTGGCCGCGGGCGCGCCGCTGGTGGGCAGCCTCGCGCGCGGCCCGAAGAGCGGCCTCGCCTTCCCCATCCGCGTGCCCGTGCTGCACGAGGGGCGCGTGCGCTTCGTGCTCACCGCGGTGGTCACGCCCGAGACGCTCACGGACGTGGCCTCGCGCCAGGTGGACGCGAACGTGGAGTGGACGCGCACCCTGGTGGACCTGCACGGCACGGTGGCCGCCCGCACGCGCGACCCGCAGCGCTACGTGGGCCACCCCGCCTCGCCGCAGTTCCTCCAGAACACGCGCCAGGGCCGCGAGGGCGTGTACGCGGGCACCTCCCTGGACGGCGAGCCGGTGTACGTGGCCTACAGCCGCGCGAGCCCCTCGGGCTGGACGGCGGCCGTGGTCGTGCCGCGCGCCGTGATGGAGGGCCCGCTGCGCAACTCGCTGCTCGCGCTCGGCGGGCTGGGGCTCTCGCTGCTCGTGCTGAGCGGGGCGGCCGCGTGGCTCATCTCGCGGCGGCTCGAGCGCTCGCTGCTGGGCGCGGCGGCGGCCGCCGAGGCGCTCGCGCAGGGAAGCGCGCCGGTGCTGGGCCGCACGCGCGTGCTCGAGGTGCAGCGCCTGGGCGCCGCGCTGCAGCACTCGGCGCGCCTGCTCGAGCAGCGCGAGCGCGAGCGCGACGCGCACCTGCAGGCCGCGGAGGCGGCGCGCGCGGAGGCGGTGGCGGCGACGCAGGCGAAGGACGCCTTCCTCGCGATGCTCGGCCACGAGCTGCGAAACCCGCTCGCCCCCATCGTGAGCTCGCTCGAGGCGCTGCGGCTGCGCGGCCTCGGCGGCTCGCCCGAGCACGAGGTCATCTCGCGCCAGCTGCGCCACGTGGTGCGCATGGTGGACGACCTGCTGGACGTGGCGCGCATCCGCCGCGGGCAGCTGTCCCTGTCGATGCACAAGCAGCCCCTGGAGCTCGCGAGCGCGGTGGCCAAGGCCTGCGAGAGCGCAGCGCCGCTGGTGGAGCAGCGCCACCACGCGCTCGAGGTGCAGGTGCCTGCCCAGGGCCTGCGCGTGCTGGGAGACCCCGTGCGCCTCACCCAGGTGGTGGCGAACCTGCTCGTCAACGCCGCGCGCTACACGCCGCCCGGAGGGCACCTGCGCGTGCGCGCCGAGGCGCAGGGGGACGAGGTGCTGCTCGAGGTGCAGGACGACGGGCAGGGGCTCTCGGAGGAGCTCGCCGCGCGCGTCTTCGAGCCCTTCGTGCAGGGAGCGCGCGGCTTCGACCAGAGCGCGGGGGGCCTCGGCATCGGGCTCGCGCTGGTGCGCAGCCTGGTGCAGGCGCACGGCGGGCGCGTGCAGGCGCAGAGCGCGGGGCCCGGCAGGGGCAGCACCTTCCGGGTGTGGCTGCCGCGGCTCGCGGCCGGAGGCGAGCCCGCGGCGGCACCTGCCCCCGCTCGCGACGAGACCGGCGCGCCGCGCCTGCGCATCCTGGTGGTGGACGACAACGTGGATGCGGCGAGCGCGCTCGGGGACCTGCTGGAACTGGGCGGGCACCAGGTGCGCGTGGCGCACGATGCACAGGGCGCCCTCCGGGCGGTGGAGGGCTTCAGCCCGCAGGTGGCCATCCTGGACGTCGGCCTGCCGGAGGTGGACGGCTACGCGCTGGCGCGGCGGCTGCGCGAGCACCTGGGCGCAGCACCTCCCGCCTTCGCGGCCCTCACCGGCTTCGGGCAGGGCGAGGACCGCCGCCGCAGCACGGCCGAGGGCTTCCAGCGCCACTTCGTGAAGCCGGTGCGGCTGCAGGAGCTGGAGGCCTTCTTCCGCGAGCTGCGCGCAGCCGCCTGA
- a CDS encoding amino acid deaminase/aldolase, which produces MPRDYRTYAQALAGRRLPAALVDLELFDANAAALVRRAGGKPLRLATKSVRCTALLRRVLRAEAGFRGLMAYHPREAAFLAAQGFEDLLVAYPTLDAGALAEVARAVAGGASVTLTVDAPEHVEAAARAARAAGTALPLCIDVDLSLRLPGLHFGVHRSPLTTPRAALALAERVRATPGVRLEGLLGYEAQIAGVPDRSPGAPLQSAALRLLKRRSLPRLAARRAAVLRALEEAGFALRFVNAGGTGSLESSAAEAGVTELAAGSGLFAPTLFDGYARFRHQPAALFALPITRRPAPDLYTCHGGGYVASGAGGASRLPTPFLPEGCELVAHEGAGEVQTPVRYTGPEPLALGAPLFFRHAKAGELCEHFATLLLVSGGRVVDEVPTYRGEGQCFLG; this is translated from the coding sequence ATGCCGCGTGACTACCGCACCTACGCGCAGGCGCTCGCCGGACGCCGCCTGCCCGCGGCGCTGGTGGACCTGGAGCTGTTCGACGCGAACGCCGCGGCCCTGGTGCGGCGCGCGGGCGGCAAGCCGCTGCGCCTCGCGACGAAGTCGGTGCGCTGCACCGCGCTGCTGCGCCGCGTGCTGCGCGCCGAAGCAGGCTTCCGCGGCCTGATGGCCTACCACCCGCGCGAGGCGGCCTTCCTCGCCGCGCAGGGCTTCGAGGACCTGCTCGTGGCCTACCCCACGCTGGATGCCGGGGCGCTCGCCGAGGTGGCGCGCGCGGTGGCCGGGGGCGCGAGCGTGACGCTCACCGTGGACGCGCCCGAGCACGTGGAGGCGGCGGCGCGCGCGGCGCGAGCGGCGGGCACCGCGCTGCCCCTGTGCATCGACGTGGACCTCTCGCTGCGGCTGCCCGGGCTGCACTTCGGCGTGCACCGCTCGCCGCTCACCACGCCGCGCGCCGCGCTCGCGCTCGCCGAGCGGGTGCGCGCCACGCCCGGGGTGAGGCTGGAGGGGCTGCTCGGCTACGAGGCGCAGATCGCCGGCGTGCCGGACCGCTCGCCCGGCGCGCCCCTGCAGTCGGCCGCGCTGCGGCTGCTCAAGCGCCGCTCGCTGCCCCGCCTCGCCGCGCGCCGCGCCGCCGTGCTGCGCGCGCTCGAGGAGGCGGGCTTCGCCTTGCGCTTCGTGAACGCCGGCGGCACGGGCAGCCTGGAGAGCAGCGCCGCGGAGGCCGGCGTCACCGAGCTCGCGGCGGGCAGCGGCCTCTTCGCGCCCACGCTCTTCGACGGCTACGCGCGCTTTCGTCACCAGCCCGCGGCCCTCTTCGCGCTGCCCATCACGCGCCGGCCCGCGCCGGACCTCTACACCTGCCACGGCGGGGGCTACGTCGCCTCGGGCGCGGGCGGGGCGAGCCGGCTGCCCACGCCCTTCCTGCCCGAGGGGTGCGAGCTCGTCGCGCACGAGGGGGCAGGGGAGGTGCAGACGCCCGTTCGCTACACGGGACCCGAGCCGCTCGCGCTCGGAGCCCCCCTCTTCTTCCGGCATGCGAAGGCCGGCGAGCTGTGCGAACACTTCGCCACCCTGCTGCTGGTGTCCGGCGGCCGGGTGGTGGACGAGGTGCCCACCTACCGCGGGGAGGGACAGTGCTTTCTCGGGTGA
- a CDS encoding D-arabinono-1,4-lactone oxidase gives MSHGRAPWRNWSGSVVAHPAEVHRPDSLEALQQVVRGAAARGLCVRVAGSGHSFTPLVATDAVLLSLERLTGLERVDRERCEATVWAGTPLHVLGRLLAAEGLAMENLGDIDRQSLAGALSTGTHGTGLGFGSLSTQVVGLTLVTAQGELVECSGQERPELFKAAAVSLGSLGVIARVRLRLVPAFRLQCARRTESLERCLDTLLETARAHRHFEFFWFPHTDRVSVKALDVTEAPARGHGVGHRVKDLVLENAAFWLLSEAVRRKPARAAGASRLCARLAAEDRSVGASHRVFATPRHVRFQEMEYALPLEAGPAALRELSELVLRERVPVHFPVEFRLVKGDDLWLSPMHGRDSALVAVHQYRGMPYGDYFEQAEALLRRHGGRPHWGKLHTLEAHSLAPLYPRWEDFQRVRRELDPAGTFLNAHLRRLFGTLSG, from the coding sequence GTGAGTCACGGACGTGCGCCCTGGCGCAACTGGTCGGGCAGCGTGGTGGCGCACCCCGCGGAGGTGCACCGGCCGGACTCGCTCGAGGCGCTGCAGCAGGTGGTGCGCGGCGCCGCGGCGCGGGGGCTCTGCGTGCGGGTGGCGGGCAGCGGCCACTCCTTCACGCCGCTCGTCGCCACGGACGCGGTGCTGCTCTCGCTCGAGCGCCTCACCGGCCTCGAGCGCGTGGACCGCGAGCGCTGCGAGGCCACCGTCTGGGCGGGCACGCCCCTGCACGTGCTCGGGCGTCTGCTCGCGGCCGAGGGGCTCGCGATGGAGAACCTCGGGGACATCGACCGCCAGTCGCTCGCGGGCGCGCTGAGCACCGGCACGCACGGCACGGGCCTGGGCTTCGGCTCGCTCTCCACCCAGGTGGTGGGGCTCACCCTCGTCACCGCGCAGGGCGAGCTCGTGGAGTGCTCCGGGCAGGAGCGCCCCGAGCTCTTCAAGGCGGCCGCCGTGTCGCTCGGAAGCCTCGGCGTCATTGCGCGCGTGCGGCTGCGGCTGGTGCCCGCGTTCCGGCTCCAGTGCGCGCGGCGCACCGAGTCGCTCGAGCGCTGCCTGGACACCCTGCTGGAGACGGCGCGCGCGCACCGCCACTTCGAGTTCTTCTGGTTCCCGCACACCGACCGGGTGAGCGTGAAGGCGCTGGACGTCACAGAGGCCCCGGCGCGCGGCCACGGCGTGGGCCACCGGGTGAAGGACCTGGTGCTGGAGAACGCCGCCTTCTGGCTCTTGAGCGAGGCGGTGCGCCGCAAGCCCGCGCGCGCCGCGGGGGCGAGCCGGCTGTGCGCGCGGCTCGCCGCCGAGGACCGCTCGGTGGGCGCGAGCCACCGCGTGTTCGCGACGCCGCGCCACGTGCGCTTCCAGGAGATGGAGTACGCGCTGCCGCTCGAGGCCGGCCCCGCGGCGCTGCGCGAGCTGAGCGAGCTGGTCCTGCGCGAGCGGGTGCCCGTGCACTTCCCGGTGGAGTTCCGGCTCGTGAAGGGCGACGACCTCTGGCTCAGCCCGATGCACGGGCGCGACAGCGCGCTCGTCGCCGTGCACCAGTACCGGGGCATGCCCTACGGCGACTACTTCGAGCAGGCCGAGGCGCTGCTGCGCCGCCATGGCGGCCGGCCGCACTGGGGCAAGCTGCACACGCTGGAGGCACACTCGCTCGCGCCGCTCTACCCGCGCTGGGAGGACTTCCAGCGCGTGCGCCGCGAGCTGGACCCCGCGGGCACCTTCCTCAACGCGCACCTGCGCCGGCTCTTCGGCACGCTCAGCGGATGA
- a CDS encoding rhodanese-like domain-containing protein, translating to MAHPEASVISLAPLSPPLPGELDTLALCILLLEEPLSFTLLEVLPTALFALGHLPGALSAPAHRLHRLAPQLLPDREATVIVYGSGRGCTALREARETLAALGYTRVLSYPGGKRAWAAEALPFIR from the coding sequence ATGGCTCACCCCGAGGCCTCCGTCATCTCCCTCGCCCCGCTGTCGCCCCCGCTCCCGGGCGAGCTGGACACGCTGGCGCTGTGCATCCTGCTGCTCGAGGAGCCGCTGAGCTTCACGCTGCTGGAGGTGCTCCCCACGGCGCTCTTCGCCCTGGGCCACCTGCCGGGCGCGCTCAGCGCCCCGGCCCACCGCCTGCACCGGCTCGCGCCGCAGTTGCTCCCGGATCGCGAGGCCACCGTCATCGTCTACGGCAGCGGCCGCGGGTGCACGGCGCTGCGGGAGGCGCGCGAGACGCTCGCGGCGCTCGGCTACACGCGCGTGCTCAGCTACCCGGGCGGCAAGCGCGCCTGGGCCGCGGAGGCGCTGCCCTTCATCCGCTGA
- a CDS encoding ATP-binding protein yields the protein MIAPQPLVSPADARSALLLVDDIDANLVALEAVLEPLGARLVKVSSGEDALRALLQEDFACILLDVQMPGLDGLETATLIKARERSRHIPILFVTAHPRAEAEIVRAYSAGAVDYLQKPFSPDLVRSKVQVFLDLSRHEHALQAAERQLTERARAEGEQRFRHLLDSTNEGIWGLDLQGRCIFANPACVRLLGYAEAGELLGQDMHAAVHHSRADGNPYPVEDCRIQAAPRDRRAVSVEDEVFFRKDGQPLSVYYLASPLYEGGQVSGAVVAFSDRTEGQRLQAALEEAVRQRDDFLSAAAHELRTPLTSLKVQLELTARALGTSAPPAASARLKAAGTQVARLTHLVEGLLVVSQLKSGGVPLELAAVDLVEVAREAIARVEERFEQTGSPVTLQAPEPVLGRWDALRLHQVVVNLLLNAVKYGAGAPVQVRVWRDADEAHVSVQDAGLGIAAGLLSRIFGGFEQGPSGREQGGLGLGLSIAQQIVQAHGGRLRVESMLGKGSTFTATLPLAGPGD from the coding sequence GTGATCGCCCCGCAGCCGCTCGTGTCGCCCGCGGACGCCCGCAGCGCCCTGCTGCTCGTGGACGACATCGATGCGAACCTCGTCGCACTGGAGGCGGTGCTCGAGCCGCTCGGGGCGCGGCTGGTGAAGGTGAGCTCCGGCGAGGACGCGCTCCGGGCGCTGCTGCAGGAGGACTTCGCCTGCATCCTGCTGGACGTGCAGATGCCCGGGCTGGACGGCCTCGAGACCGCCACCCTCATCAAGGCGCGCGAGCGCAGCCGCCACATCCCCATCCTCTTCGTCACGGCCCACCCCCGCGCGGAGGCGGAGATCGTCCGCGCCTACTCGGCGGGGGCGGTGGACTACCTGCAGAAGCCCTTCAGCCCGGACCTGGTGCGCTCCAAGGTGCAGGTGTTCCTCGACCTCTCCAGGCACGAGCACGCGCTGCAGGCGGCCGAGCGCCAGCTCACGGAGCGCGCGCGCGCCGAGGGTGAGCAGCGCTTCCGCCACCTGCTGGACTCCACCAACGAGGGCATCTGGGGCCTCGACCTGCAGGGCCGCTGCATCTTCGCCAACCCGGCCTGCGTGCGGCTGCTGGGCTACGCCGAGGCAGGCGAGCTGCTCGGCCAGGACATGCACGCGGCCGTGCACCACTCGCGTGCCGACGGCAATCCCTACCCCGTGGAGGACTGCCGCATCCAGGCCGCCCCCCGGGACCGGCGCGCGGTGAGCGTGGAGGACGAGGTGTTCTTCCGAAAGGACGGCCAGCCCCTGTCCGTCTACTACCTCGCCTCGCCCCTCTACGAGGGCGGGCAGGTCTCCGGCGCGGTGGTCGCCTTCTCCGACCGCACCGAGGGGCAGCGCCTGCAGGCCGCGCTGGAGGAGGCGGTGCGCCAGCGCGACGACTTCCTCTCGGCCGCCGCGCACGAGCTGCGCACGCCGCTCACGTCGCTCAAGGTGCAGCTCGAGCTCACGGCGCGGGCGCTGGGGACGTCGGCGCCGCCGGCCGCGAGCGCCCGGCTGAAGGCCGCCGGGACGCAGGTGGCCCGCCTCACCCACCTCGTGGAGGGCCTGCTCGTGGTGAGCCAGCTCAAATCGGGCGGCGTGCCGCTCGAGCTCGCCGCCGTGGACCTGGTGGAGGTGGCGCGCGAGGCGATCGCGCGCGTGGAGGAGCGCTTCGAGCAGACCGGCAGCCCCGTGACGCTGCAGGCGCCCGAGCCGGTGCTCGGGCGCTGGGACGCGCTGCGGCTCCACCAGGTGGTGGTGAACCTGCTCTTGAACGCGGTGAAGTACGGCGCGGGCGCTCCGGTGCAGGTGCGCGTCTGGAGGGACGCGGACGAGGCGCACGTGAGCGTGCAGGACGCGGGCCTGGGCATCGCCGCCGGCCTGCTCTCGCGCATCTTCGGCGGCTTCGAGCAGGGGCCGTCCGGACGCGAGCAGGGAGGGCTGGGGCTGGGGCTCTCCATCGCCCAGCAGATCGTGCAGGCGCACGGAGGCCGCCTGCGCGTCGAGAGCATGCTGGGCAAGGGCTCCACCTTCACCGCCACGCTGCCGCTCGCGGGCCCGGGCGACTGA
- a CDS encoding alpha/beta hydrolase → MPLEPTTQKFIDSLAGAPPLWTLPADVAHKVLTDLQSKPVAMRPADIEDCTWPVGPTGSTRIRIVRPQGAKEVLPLLMYFHGGGWVLGDKVTHERLVREIADGVRATVVFVDYINSPEAKYPTQNEQAYASLVYAVEHAKELRVDASRLAIMGDSVGGNMSAVVTLMAKKRGGPKILYQVLLYPLTDYLSDDSSYKKFEDGPWLSRKTMKWMFDLQGLTGKEKESTAFPLRASVEELRGLPDALIITDDDILQDEGEAYAEKLAQAGVRVTSVRYNETIHDFCLLNPLADTPPVRGAVAQSIDALRRVLHP, encoded by the coding sequence ATGCCCCTGGAGCCCACCACGCAGAAGTTCATCGACAGCCTCGCCGGCGCCCCGCCGCTCTGGACGCTGCCCGCCGACGTCGCCCACAAGGTGCTCACCGACCTGCAGTCCAAGCCGGTCGCGATGCGCCCCGCGGACATCGAGGACTGCACCTGGCCGGTGGGCCCCACGGGCAGCACGCGCATCCGCATCGTGCGGCCCCAGGGCGCGAAGGAGGTGCTGCCCCTGCTGATGTACTTCCACGGTGGCGGCTGGGTGCTGGGCGACAAGGTGACGCACGAGCGGCTGGTGCGCGAGATTGCGGACGGCGTGCGCGCGACCGTGGTCTTCGTGGACTACATCAACTCGCCCGAGGCGAAGTACCCCACCCAGAACGAGCAGGCGTACGCGTCCCTGGTGTACGCCGTGGAGCACGCGAAGGAGCTGCGGGTGGACGCCTCGCGCCTGGCCATCATGGGTGACAGCGTGGGGGGCAACATGTCCGCGGTCGTCACGCTGATGGCCAAGAAGCGCGGGGGGCCGAAGATCCTCTACCAGGTGCTGCTCTACCCGTTGACGGACTACCTCTCGGACGACAGCTCGTACAAGAAGTTCGAGGACGGGCCCTGGCTCAGCCGCAAGACGATGAAGTGGATGTTCGACCTGCAGGGGCTCACCGGGAAGGAGAAGGAGAGCACCGCGTTCCCGCTGCGCGCCTCGGTGGAGGAGCTGCGGGGGCTGCCGGACGCGCTCATCATCACGGACGACGACATCCTCCAGGACGAGGGCGAGGCGTACGCCGAGAAGCTCGCGCAGGCGGGCGTGCGCGTGACGTCCGTGCGCTACAACGAGACCATCCACGACTTCTGCCTCCTCAACCCGCTCGCGGACACGCCTCCCGTGCGGGGGGCCGTCGCGCAGTCCATCGACGCGCTGCGCAGGGTGCTGCACCCGTAA